Proteins encoded together in one Centropristis striata isolate RG_2023a ecotype Rhode Island chromosome 6, C.striata_1.0, whole genome shotgun sequence window:
- the LOC131973192 gene encoding myosin heavy chain, fast skeletal muscle-like isoform X15: MSTDAEMAVYGKAAIYLRKPEKERIEAQNKPFDAKSACYVADAKELYLKGTITKKDGGKVTVKLLGSEEVGITKTVKEDDVSPMNPPKYDKIEDMAMMTHLNEASVLYNLKERYAAWMIYTYSGLFCATVNPYKWLPVYDAEVVSAYRGKKRMEAPPHIFSVSDNAFQFMLCDRENQSVLITGESGAGKTVNTKRVIQYFATISVGGEKKRDTSKVCYCIGSLEDQIIAANPLLEAYGNAKTVRNDNSSRFGKFIRIHFGASGKLSSADIETYLLEKSRVTFQLPDERGYHIFYQMMTNHKPELIELSLITTNPYDFPMCSQGQITVASIDDKVELEATDNAIDILGFTGEEKMSIYKMTGAVLHHGNMKFKQKQREEQAEPDGTEDADKVAYLLGLNSADMLKALCYPRVKVGNEFVTKGQTVPQVNNAVPALAKSIYERMFLWMVIRINQMLDTKQPRQYFIGVLDIAGFEIFDYNSMEQLCINFTNEKLQQFFNHHMFVLEQEEYKKEGIIWEFIDFGMDLAACIELIEKPMGIFSILEEECMFPKATDTSFKNKLYDQHLGKNRAFEKPKPAKGKVEAHFSLVHYAGTVDYNISGWLDKNKDPLNESVIQLYQKSSVKLLNLLYPPVVEGIASKKGGKKKGGSMQTVSSQFRENLGKLMTNLRSTHPHFVRCLIPNESKTPGLMENFLVIHQLRCNGVLEGIRICRKGFPSRILYADFKQRYKVLNASVIPEGQFIDNKKASEKLLGSIDVPHDEYRFGHTKVFFKAGLLGTLEEMRDEKLASLVTMTQAMCRGFLMRREFVKMMERKEAIYTIQYNVRSFMNVKHWPWMKVYYKIKPLLKSAETEKELAAMKENYEKMASDLATALAKKKELEEKMVSLLQEKNDLQLQVASEGENLSDAEERCEGLIKSKIQLEAKLKETTERLEDEEEINSELTAKKRKLEDECSELKKDIDDLELTLAKVEKEKHATENKVKNLTEEMASQDESIAKLTKEKKALQEAHQQTLDDLQAEEDKVNTLTKAKTKLEQQVDDLEGSLEQEKKLRMDLERAKRKLEGDLKLAQESIMDLENDKQQSDEKLKKKDFEVSQLLSKIEDEQSMGAQLQKKIKELQARIEELEEEIEAERAARAKVEKQRADLSRELEEISERLEEAGGATAAQIEMNKKREAEFQKLRRDLEESTLQHEATAAALRKKQADSVAELGEQIDNLQRVKQKLEKEKSEYKMEIDDLSSNMEAVAKAKGNLEKMCRTLEDQLSELKTKNDENVRQINDTSAQKARLLTENGEFGRQIEEKEALVSQLTRGKQAFTQQIEELKRQIEEEVKAKNALAHGLQSARHDCDLLREQFEEEQEAKAELQRGMSKANSEVAQWRSKYETDAIQRTEELEEAKKKLAQRLQEAEEQIEAVNSKCASLEKTKQRLQSEVEDLMIDVERANGLAANLDKKQRNFDKVLAEWKQKFEEGQAELEGAQKEARTLSTELFKMKNSYEEALDQLETMKRENKNLQQEISDLTEQIGETGKSIHELEKSKKQVETEKSEIQTALEEAEGTLEHEESKILRVQLELNQIKGEVDRKLAEKDEEMEQIKRNSQRVIDSMQSTLDSEVRSRNDALRIKKKMEGDLNEMEIQLSHANRQAAESQKQLRNVQAQLKDAQLHLDDAVRAQEDVKEQAAMVERRNGLMVAEIEELRAALEQTERSRKIAEQELVDASERVGLLHSQNTSLLNTKKKLETDLVQVQGEVDDTVQEARNAEDKAKKAITDAAMMAEELKKEQDTSAHLERMKKNLEVAVKDLQHRLDEAENLAMKGGKKQLQKLETRVRELETEVEAEQRRGADAVKGVRKYERRVKELTYQTEEDKKNVTRLQDLVDKLQLKVKAYKRQAEEAEEQANVHLSKCRKVQHELEEAEERADIAESQVNKMRAKSRDAGKVSTHQCCEK, from the exons ATGAGTACCGACGCGGAGATGGCCGTTTACGGCAAGGCTGCCATTTACCTTCGTAAGCCAGAGAAGGAGAGGATTGAGGCTCAAAACAAACCTTTTGATGCCAAGAGTGCCTGCTACGTGGCCGATGCCAAGGAGCTGTACCTGAAGGGCACAATCACCAAGAAAGATGGTGGCAAAGTCACCGTCAAACTCCTGGGCTCTGAGGAGGTTGGTATCACAAA GACAGTTAAAGAAGATGACGTCTCTCCAATGAACCCTCCCAAGTACGACAAGATTGAGGACATGGCCATGATGACCCATCTCAATGAAGCCTCTGTGCTGTATAACCTCAAAGAGCGTTATGCAGCATGGATGATCTAC ACCTACTCTGGGTTGTTCTGTGCAACTGTGAACCCCTACAAGTGGCTCCCAGTGTACGATGCTGAAGTTGTCAGTGCCTACAGAGGCAAGAAGCGTATGGAGGCTCCACCCCATATCTTCTCCGTCTCTGACAACGCTTTCCAGTTCATGCTGTGTG ACAGGGAGAACCAGTCCGTCTTGATCAC TGGAGAGTCTGGTGCTGGAAAGACTGTGAACACAAAGCGTGTCATCCAGTACTTCGCAACAATCTCAGTTGGTGGAGAAAAGAAGAGGGACACCTCAAAGGTGtgttattgtatt GGATCCCTTGAGGATCAGATTATTGCAGCCAATCCCCTGCTGGAGGCCTATGGTAACGCCAAAACTGTGAGGAATGACAACTCCTCTCGTTTC GGTAAATTCATCAGAATCCATTTCGGTGCAAGTGGTAAACTGTCTAGTGCTGATATTGAGACTT ATCTGCTGGAGAAGTCTAGAGTGACATTCCAGCTTCCCGATGAGAGAGGCTACCACATCTTCTACCAGATGATGACCAACCACAAACCCGAGCTGATTG AACTGTCTCTCATCACAACCAACCCCTACGACTTCCCCATGTGCAGTCAGGGTCAGATCACTGTGGCCAGTATTGATGACAAGGTTGAGCTGGAAGCCACTGAT AATGCCATTGACATCCTGGGCTTCACCGGAGAGGAGAAGATGAGCATCTACAAGATGACTGGTGCTGTGCTCCACCATGGTAACATGAAGTTCAAGCAGAAGCAGCGTGAGGAGCAGGCTGAGCCAGATGGCACAGAGG ATGCTGACAAGGTTGCTTACTTGCTGGGTCTGAACTCCGCTGACATGCTGAAGGCTCTGTGCTATCCCAGAGTGAAGGTCGGAAATGAGTTTGTCACCAAGGGACAGACTGTACCTCAG GTGAATAACGCTGTGCCTGCCCTGGCCAAGTCTATCTATGAGAGGATGTTCTTGTGGATGGTCATCCGTATCAACCAGATGTTGGACACCAAGCAGCCAAGGCAGTACTTCATTGGTGTGCTGGATATTGCTGGCTTTGAGATCTTTGAT TATAACAGCATGGAGCAGCTGTGCATCAACTTCACCAATGAGAAACTGCAACAGTTCTTCAACCACCACATGTTCGTCCTGGAGCAAGAGGAGTACAAGAAGGAGGGTATTATCTGGGAGTTCATTGACTTTGGCATGGACTTGGCTGCCTGCATTGAGCTGATTGAGAAG CCCATGGGCATCTTCTCCATCCTTGAAGAGGAGTGCATGTTCCCCAAGGCCACAGACACATCCTTCAAGAACAAGCTGTATGACCAGCATCTTGGCAAAAACAGAGCATTTGAGAAGCCCAAGCCCGCCAAGGGCAAGGTTGAGGCTCACTTCTCCCTGGTCCACTATGCTGGTACCGTGGACTACAATATCTCTGGCTGGCTGGACAAGAACAAGGACCCACTGAACGAGTCTGTTATTCAGCTGTACCAGAAGTCCTCAGTGAAACTGCTGAATCTTCTGTATCCCCCTGTTGTTGAAGGTAT CGCCAGCAAGAAGGGAGGCAAGAAGAAGGGTGGTTCTATGCAGACTGTGTCTTCACAGTTTAGG GAGAACTTGGGCAAGCTGATGACCAACTTGAGGAGCACCCATCCTCACTTTGTGCGCTGCCTGATTCCCAATGAGTCAAAGACTCCAG GTCTGATGGAGAACTTCCTGGTCATCCACCAGCTCAGGTGTAACGGTGTGCTGGAGGGTATCAGAATCTGCAGGAAAGGTTTCCCCAGCAGAATCCTCTATGCTGACTTCAAACAGAG GTACAAGGTACTGAATGCCAGTGTCATCCCTGAGGGCCAGTTCATTGACAACAAGAAGGCTTCAGAGAAGCTGCTTGGGTCAATTGATGTGCCCCATGATGAGTACAGATTCGGACACACCAAG GTGTTCTTCAAGGCTGGTCTGCTGGGTACCCTTGAGGAGATGAGAGATGAAAAACTTGCTTCTCTGGTCACCATGACTCAAGCTATGTGCCGTGGTTTCCTCATGAGGAGAGAGTTTGTGAAGATGATGGAGAGGAA GGAAGCCATCTATACCATCCAGTACAATGTTCGCTCATTCATGAATGTCAAACACTGGCCATGGATGAAGGTGTACTACAAGATCAAGCCTCTGCTGAAGAGTGCTGAGACTGAGAAGGAGCTGGCAGCTATGAAGGAGAACTACGAGAAAATGGCATCTGACTTGGCTACTGCCCTGGCCAAGAAGAAGGAACTGGAGGAGAAGATGGTCTCCCTTCTGCAGGAGAAGAATGATCTGCAGCTGCAAGTAGCATCT GAAGGAGAGAATCTGTCAGATGCTGAGGAGAGATGTGAGGGACTTATCAAGAGCAAGATTCAGCTGGAAGCCAAACTCAAAGAGACAACTGAGAGactggaggatgaagaggaaatCAATTCTGAGCTCACTGCCAAGAAGAGAAAGCTGGAGGATGAATGCTCTGAGCTCAAGAAGGATATTGATGACCTGGAGCTTACCTTGGCCAAAGTGGAGAAGGAGAAACATGCCACTGAGAACAAG GTGAAGAACCTGACTGAGGAGATGGCCTCTCAGGATGAGAGCATTGCTAAGCTGACCAAGGAAAAGAAGGCCCTTCAGGAGGCTCACCAGCAGACTCTTGATGACCTGCAGGCTGAGGAAGACAAAGTCAATACTCTGACCAAAGCAAAGACCAAGCTTGAGCAGCAAGTGGATGAT CTTGAGGGATCCCTGGAGCAAGAGAAGAAGCTGCGTATGGACCTTGAGAGAGCCAAGAGAAAGCTGGAGGGTGATCTCAAACTGGCTCAGGAATCCATCATGGATCTTGAGAATGACAAGCAGCAGTCTGATGAGAAACTTAAGAA GAAGGACTTTGAAGTCAGTCAGCTCCTTAGCAAGATTGAAGATGAGCAGTCAATGGGTGCTCAGCTTCAGAAGAAGATCAAGGAGCTCCAG GCCCGTATTGAGGAACTGGAGGAGGAGATTGAGGCTGAGCGCGCTGCTCGTGCCAAGGTTGAGAAGCAGAGAGCTGACCTCTCCAGGGAACTTGAGGAGATCAgcgagaggctggaggaggctggcgGCGCCACTGCTGCTCAGATTGAGATGAACAAGAAGCGTGAAGCTGAGTTCCAGAAGCTCCGTCGTGACCTCGAGGAGTCCACTCTGCAGCATGaagccactgctgctgctcttcgCAAGAAGCAGGCTGACAGCGTTGCTGAACTCGGAGAGCAGATCGACAACCTCCAGCGTGTCAAGCAGAAGCTTGAGAAGGAGAAGAGTGAATACAAGATGGAGATTGATGACCTCTCCAGCAACATGGAGGCTGTTGCTAAAGCAAAG GGAAATCTGGAAAAGATGTGCCGTACTCTTGAGGACCAACTTAGCGAACTGAAGACCAAGAATGATGAAAATGTCCGTCAAATCAATGACACAAGTGCACAGAAAGCCCGTCTCCTGACAGAAAATG GTGAGTTCGGCCGTCAAATTGAGGAGAAAGAAGCTCTTGTCTCCCAGCTGACCAGAGGCAAACAGGCCTTCACACAGCAGATTGAGGAGCTCAAGAGACAGATTGAAGAGGAGGTTAAG GCCAAGAATGCTCTTGCTCATGGACTGCAATCAGCCCGCCACGACTGTGACCTGCTGAGGGAGCAGtttgaggaggagcaggaggccaAGGCTGAGCTGCAGCGTGGAATGTCCAAGGCCAACAGTGAGGTGGCTCAGTGGAGATCCAAGTATGAAACTGATGCTATCCAGCGCACTGAGGAGCTTGAGGAAGCCAA GAAAAAGCTTGCTCAGCGCCTTCAGGAGGCTGAGGAGCAGATTGAGGCCGTGAATTCCAAGTGTGCTTCTCTTGAGAAGACCAAACAGAGGCTCCAGAGTGAGGTGGAGGACCTCATGATTGATGTGGAGAGGGCCAATGGACTGGCTGCTAACCTGGACAAGAAGCAGAGGAACTTTGACAAG GTGTTGGCAGAGTGGAAGCAGAAGTTTGAGGAGGGTCAGGCAGAGCTTGAGGGAGCACAGAAGGAGGCTCGTACTCTCAGCACTGAGCTGTTCAAGATGAAGAACTCTTATGAGGAAGCTCTGGATCAGCTGGAGACCATGAAGCGTGAAAACAAGAACCTGCAGC AGGAGATCTCAGATCTGACTGAACAGATTGGTGAGACTGGCAAGAGCATCCATGAGCTGGAGAAGTCCAAGAAGCAGGTGGAGACAGAGAAGTCTGAGATCCAGACAGCTCTTGAGGAGGCTGAG GGAACTCTGGAGCACGAGGAGTCTAAGATCCTGCGTGTCCAGCTGGAGCTCAACCAGATTAAGGGTGAGGTGGACAGGAAGCTGGCAGAGAAAGATGAGGAGATGGAGCAGATCAAGAGGAACAGCCAGAGGGTGATTGACTCCATGCAGAGCACCCTTGATTCCGAGGTCAGGAGCAGGAATGATGCCCTGAGAATCAAGAAGAAGATGGAGGGAGACCTGAATGAGATGGAGATTCAGCTGAGCCACGCCAATCGCCAGGCTGCTGAGTCCCAGAAGCAGCTCAGGAATGTGCAGGCACAGCTGAAG GATGCCCAACTGCACCTTGACGATGCTGTCAGAGCTCAGGAAGACGTGAAGGAACAAGCTGCTATGGTGGAACGCAGGAACGGTCTCATGGTTGCTGAAATTGAGGAACTTAGAGCTGCTCtggaacagacagagagaagccGCAAAATCGCTGAGCAGGAGCTGGTGGACGCCAGTGAGCGTGTTGGACTTCTGCACTCTCAG AACACAAGCCTTCTGAACACCAAGAAGAAGCTTGAGACTGacctggtccaggtccagggTGAGGTGGATGACACTGTTCAGGAAGCAAGAAATGCAGAGGATAAGGCCAAGAAGGCCATCACCGAT GCTGCTATGATGGCTGAGGAGCTGAAGAAGGAGCAGGATACCAGCGCTCACCtggagaggatgaagaagaacCTTGAGGTCGCAGTCAAGGACCTGCAGCATCGTCTGGATGAGGCTGAGAACCTGGCCATGAAGGGTGGCAAGAAGCAGCTGCAGAAACTTGAGACAAGG GTGCGTGAGCTGGAGACTGAGGTTGAGGCTGAGCAGAGACGTGGAGCAGATGCTGTTAAGGGTGTCCGCAAATACGAGAGGAGGGTGAAGGAACTCACCTATCAG ACTGAGGAGGACAAGAAAAATGTCACCAGGCTGCAGGATCTGGTTGACAAGCTGCAGCTTAAGGTGAAGGCCTACAAGAGGCAGGCTGAGGAGGCG GAGGAGCAGGCCAACGTTCATCTGTCCAAGTGCAGGAAGGTCCAGCAtgagctggaggaggctgaggaGCGCGCTGACATTGCAGAGTCCCAGGTCAACAAGATGAGAGCCAAGAGCCGTGATGCTGGCAAGGTAAGTACGCATCAGTGTTGTGAAAAATAA